Proteins from a single region of Verrucosispora sp. NA02020:
- a CDS encoding DUF3068 domain-containing protein — translation MKHRAVGAVLFGGGVLLLALAAGLVFVVKPAMTKLPYDLDSSTSVAEARNATFLQITNGAAAINQADLKSTILVTPERDKTAALSGDLAGDAVVWRVGQTVDRTDTKELVSAYGAELALDRVSGAAVEWSEGYLDDSGTQEKVPYAGQIYKFPFHSDQTDYEVFDRDLRQTRVAAFKGTEDVNGLEAYRYEQVITDEKLPLPADRVGLLLGALAPGATSGDVVYSNTRTVWVDPVTGSYLKVREQQKKVLVPNTGAQVTLLDADFAYNDETVASSVERAKESRGQLTLLGVYAPLGLAVLGLAMILVGLLVSRDRGRGVATGRHAANTAPTRVDQPVVRDDQRQSGPLSDEIPPASTNWKSDEPTVPGQRAPRSDSDRS, via the coding sequence ATGAAGCACCGCGCCGTGGGTGCCGTGCTGTTCGGCGGCGGCGTACTGCTCCTGGCGCTCGCCGCCGGGCTGGTGTTCGTCGTCAAGCCAGCGATGACCAAGCTGCCCTACGACCTGGACTCCTCGACGTCGGTCGCCGAGGCCAGGAACGCCACCTTCCTGCAGATCACCAACGGCGCGGCGGCCATCAACCAGGCCGACCTCAAGTCCACCATCCTGGTCACCCCCGAGCGGGACAAGACCGCGGCGCTCAGCGGCGACCTGGCCGGTGACGCGGTGGTCTGGCGGGTCGGCCAGACCGTCGACCGGACCGACACCAAGGAGCTGGTCAGCGCGTACGGTGCCGAGCTGGCCCTGGACCGGGTCTCCGGCGCCGCCGTCGAGTGGAGCGAGGGCTACCTCGACGACAGCGGCACCCAGGAGAAGGTCCCGTACGCCGGGCAGATCTACAAGTTCCCGTTCCACTCGGACCAGACCGACTACGAGGTCTTCGACCGGGATCTGCGGCAGACTCGGGTGGCCGCGTTCAAGGGCACCGAGGACGTCAACGGGCTTGAGGCGTACCGGTACGAGCAGGTCATCACCGACGAGAAGCTGCCGCTACCGGCGGACCGCGTCGGACTGCTGCTCGGTGCGCTCGCCCCCGGCGCGACCTCCGGCGACGTCGTCTACAGCAACACCCGGACGGTCTGGGTCGACCCGGTGACCGGCTCGTACCTAAAGGTGCGCGAGCAGCAGAAGAAGGTGCTGGTGCCGAACACGGGTGCCCAGGTGACGCTGCTCGACGCCGACTTCGCCTACAACGACGAGACCGTGGCGTCCTCGGTGGAGCGGGCCAAGGAGAGCCGGGGCCAGCTCACCCTCCTCGGCGTGTACGCGCCCCTCGGGCTCGCCGTACTCGGTCTGGCGATGATCCTGGTCGGACTGCTGGTCTCCCGCGACCGTGGCCGGGGCGTCGCGACCGGCCGGCATGCCGCGAACACGGCGCCGACCCGGGTCGACCAGCCGGTGGTCCGCGACGACCAGCGGCAGAGCGGGCCGTTGTCCGACGAGATCCCTCCGGCATCGACCAACTGGAAGTCCGACGAGCCCACCGTGCCGGGGCAACGCGCCCCGCGCAGCGACTCCGACCGGAGCTGA
- a CDS encoding DUF885 domain-containing protein codes for MGRIDDLANRYVADWAALSPAGATMVGISGHDDKLDDLSPDGYAARADLSRRTLAELDTVEPASEAERTAQEAMQERLGLDLARYDSGETSSEVSVITSGLHEIRMVFDLMPHEGEQAQADIAARLNLFAGALESYKTTLREAAAAGHVSARVQLLEVAKQCDTWVDPEGDNVFHGLVERLGASGALDAELRRGAAAATAATAEFGQFLRAELAPHGREKQAAGRDRYELASQYFLGARVDLDETYAWGFAELARLEAEMRTVSAQIAGPGATIEEAVAALDADPVRTIRGKEAFRDWMQGLAEQAISDLNGTHFDIPEQVRRIECMIAPTSDGAIYYTGPSEDFSRPGRMWWSVPQDLTEFSTWREVTTVYHEGVPGHHLQVGQTAVRAELLNRWQRLLCWVSGHGEGWALYAENLMDELGYLADPGDKLGMLDGQAFRAARVIVDIGMHLELEIPVDNPFDFHPGERWTPQLGWEFLRAHCRVPDEMLRFELNRYLGWPGQAPSYKVGERIWLQAREDAKVRKGADFDLREFHRQALDLGALGLDPLRRALDRL; via the coding sequence GTGGGACGAATCGATGACCTCGCGAACCGGTACGTCGCCGACTGGGCGGCGCTGAGTCCGGCCGGCGCGACCATGGTCGGCATCTCCGGGCACGACGACAAGCTCGACGACCTGTCACCCGACGGGTACGCCGCCCGCGCCGACCTGAGCCGGCGCACCCTGGCCGAACTCGACACCGTCGAACCGGCGTCGGAGGCCGAACGCACCGCCCAGGAGGCGATGCAGGAGCGGCTCGGTCTCGACCTCGCACGGTACGACAGCGGCGAGACGAGCAGCGAGGTCAGCGTCATCACCTCCGGGCTGCACGAGATCCGGATGGTCTTCGACCTGATGCCGCACGAGGGCGAGCAGGCGCAGGCCGACATCGCCGCCCGGCTGAACCTCTTCGCCGGTGCGTTGGAGTCCTACAAGACCACGCTGCGCGAGGCGGCTGCCGCCGGACACGTCAGCGCGCGGGTGCAGTTGCTCGAGGTGGCCAAGCAGTGTGACACCTGGGTCGACCCGGAGGGCGACAACGTCTTCCACGGACTCGTCGAGCGACTGGGTGCGAGCGGTGCCCTCGACGCGGAACTGCGCCGGGGCGCAGCGGCGGCCACCGCCGCGACCGCCGAGTTCGGGCAGTTCCTGCGCGCCGAACTGGCCCCCCACGGCCGGGAGAAGCAGGCCGCCGGGCGGGACCGCTACGAGTTGGCCTCGCAGTACTTCCTCGGCGCCCGGGTCGACCTGGACGAGACGTACGCCTGGGGGTTCGCGGAACTGGCCCGCCTGGAGGCCGAGATGCGGACGGTGTCGGCGCAGATCGCCGGGCCGGGCGCCACGATCGAGGAGGCGGTGGCCGCGCTGGACGCCGACCCGGTCCGCACGATCCGGGGCAAGGAGGCGTTCCGCGACTGGATGCAGGGGCTGGCCGAGCAGGCGATCAGCGACCTGAACGGCACCCACTTCGACATCCCGGAGCAGGTCCGGCGGATCGAGTGCATGATCGCGCCGACCAGTGACGGCGCGATCTACTACACCGGTCCGAGTGAGGACTTCAGCCGGCCGGGCCGGATGTGGTGGTCGGTGCCGCAGGACCTGACCGAGTTCTCCACCTGGCGCGAGGTGACCACGGTCTACCACGAGGGGGTGCCCGGCCATCACCTCCAGGTGGGGCAGACCGCCGTCCGGGCGGAGCTGCTCAACCGCTGGCAGCGGCTGCTCTGCTGGGTCTCCGGCCACGGCGAGGGCTGGGCCCTGTACGCCGAGAACCTGATGGACGAGCTGGGTTACCTGGCGGATCCGGGCGACAAGCTCGGCATGCTGGACGGCCAGGCGTTCCGGGCCGCCCGGGTGATCGTCGACATCGGCATGCACCTCGAACTGGAGATCCCGGTGGACAACCCGTTCGACTTCCACCCGGGCGAGCGCTGGACGCCGCAACTGGGGTGGGAGTTCCTGCGGGCGCACTGCCGGGTGCCGGACGAGATGCTGCGCTTCGAGCTCAACCGCTACCTGGGCTGGCCGGGGCAGGCCCCCTCGTACAAGGTGGGCGAACGGATCTGGCTCCAGGCCCGGGAGGACGCCAAGGTCCGCAAGGGGGCCGACTTCGACCTGCGGGAGTTCCACCGCCAGGCGCTCGACCTGGGGGCTCTCGGGCTCGACCCGCTGCGTCGGGCGCTGGACCGGCTCTGA
- a CDS encoding substrate-binding and VWA domain-containing protein, with translation MVADRPAPTRAPFHRSPVVLLSAALAVVLTGWAAVAYVRADRGTPTCVDQVRLRVVAAPLIAPALDRVARVRAGSQPCVSVEVRTSESAVVARDLADGVEVAEVWVPESTFWLRRARAAGAFEVAGQGTSIASTPVVLAVPDRLARRSGWPDERLTWAALVGSTARDVEVGVPDPAVDPAGSAALLGVRVLADENRDSAATTTATLRALAKRTFSPDTPEGSLTPGRPLPGGADAVAVTEQAVREHNALAGTDKLVAAYPEIAVPWLDLPYVVLPATQGRARDAAAGFLTGLLTPAAQQVFTGYGFRTSAGFPPAVPDDGRLLGQERRPVPLPAEDVVTEVLTGWSGVQRSGRILTLLDVSGSMAAQVPGEGSRLEATVRAAEQGAALLLDNSELGIWTFSTKLDGDRDYREILPVGPLGPQRRLLAERLAAVRVTPQGGTGLYDSTLAAYRDARRNWTPGRINLVLVMTDGRNEDDESISRAALLAELARLQEPRQPLPIIFIGLGEDVDPAELTAIAEATGGRVFVTRQHGGIRRIFFSALADLGCQPPECRR, from the coding sequence ATGGTGGCCGACCGTCCCGCGCCGACGCGGGCCCCGTTCCACCGCTCGCCGGTGGTGCTGCTCAGCGCCGCACTGGCGGTGGTGCTGACCGGTTGGGCGGCGGTGGCCTACGTGCGTGCCGACCGGGGCACACCGACCTGCGTCGACCAGGTCCGGCTGCGCGTGGTGGCCGCTCCGCTGATCGCTCCCGCGCTCGACCGGGTCGCGCGGGTGCGAGCCGGCAGCCAGCCGTGCGTCTCCGTCGAGGTACGCACCTCCGAGTCGGCCGTCGTCGCCCGGGACCTCGCCGACGGCGTGGAGGTGGCCGAGGTCTGGGTACCCGAGTCGACCTTCTGGCTGCGACGGGCGCGGGCGGCGGGGGCGTTCGAGGTCGCCGGGCAGGGCACCTCCATCGCGAGCACCCCGGTGGTGCTCGCGGTGCCCGATCGACTGGCCCGCCGCTCGGGTTGGCCGGACGAGCGGTTGACCTGGGCGGCGTTGGTCGGGTCCACGGCACGCGACGTCGAGGTGGGTGTGCCGGACCCGGCGGTCGACCCGGCCGGGTCCGCCGCACTGCTCGGCGTACGGGTGCTGGCCGACGAGAACCGGGACTCGGCCGCCACCACGACGGCCACCCTGCGCGCACTCGCGAAGCGGACGTTCAGCCCGGACACGCCGGAGGGCTCGCTCACGCCGGGCCGACCGCTGCCCGGCGGGGCCGATGCCGTCGCCGTCACCGAGCAGGCCGTGCGGGAGCACAACGCGTTGGCCGGCACCGACAAGCTGGTCGCGGCATACCCGGAGATCGCCGTCCCCTGGCTCGACCTGCCGTACGTGGTGCTGCCCGCCACCCAGGGACGGGCGCGGGACGCCGCCGCCGGTTTCCTCACCGGTCTGCTCACCCCGGCCGCCCAGCAGGTGTTCACCGGTTACGGGTTCCGCACCTCGGCCGGTTTCCCGCCGGCCGTGCCGGACGACGGCCGGTTGCTGGGGCAGGAGCGGCGGCCGGTCCCGCTGCCGGCCGAGGACGTGGTCACCGAGGTGCTGACCGGTTGGAGCGGCGTGCAGCGCAGCGGCCGGATCCTCACCCTGCTGGACGTCTCCGGCTCGATGGCCGCGCAGGTGCCCGGTGAGGGCAGCCGGCTGGAGGCGACCGTCCGGGCCGCCGAGCAGGGGGCCGCGCTGCTCCTCGACAACAGCGAACTCGGCATCTGGACCTTCTCCACGAAGCTCGACGGCGACCGGGACTACCGGGAGATCCTGCCGGTGGGCCCGCTGGGTCCGCAGCGACGACTGCTCGCGGAACGGTTGGCCGCCGTCCGGGTCACGCCGCAGGGCGGGACCGGACTGTACGACAGCACGCTGGCCGCGTACCGGGACGCCCGCCGCAACTGGACGCCCGGCCGGATCAACCTGGTGCTGGTGATGACCGACGGTCGCAACGAGGACGACGAGAGCATCAGCCGGGCGGCACTCCTCGCGGAGTTGGCGCGGTTGCAGGAACCGCGCCAGCCACTGCCGATCATCTTCATCGGACTCGGTGAGGACGTCGACCCGGCGGAGCTGACGGCGATCGCGGAGGCGACCGGGGGACGGGTGTTCGTGACCAGGCAGCACGGCGGGATACGCCGCATCTTCTTCTCCGCCCTGGCCGACCTGGGCTGCCAGCCCCCGGAGTGCCGCAGGTGA
- a CDS encoding glycosyltransferase family 4 protein has protein sequence MDTNGTPSRHVLFLNWRDTTNPEGGGSEVYIERIAAELVAVGHRVTLLCAAHDAAATAGTTGSGVRVLRRGTRMTVYLRAALTCIAGRFGLGPLSRRRLGRPDLVVDVCNGVPFFAPLYAGRPVVALVHHVHREQWPVVFGPWMARLGWWIESWLAVRLYRRCRYVTVSEASRAELTSLGVAAERIDVVPNGTPPVIGPAWPRTPHPSLLVLGRLVPHKRVEIALRTVAALARELPELELVVAGQGWWEEPLRELCASLGITDQVRFAGFVSEEEKHGLLCSAWIALTPSLKEGWGLTIVEAAARSTPTVAFRYAGGVAEAMVDTRTGLLVDDEAEFTTVVRDLLGDDVRRKAMGEAALAHAARFTWAATGARFAQLVARATAATG, from the coding sequence GTGGACACCAACGGCACCCCCTCCCGCCACGTCCTGTTCCTCAACTGGCGCGACACCACCAACCCGGAGGGCGGCGGGTCGGAGGTCTACATCGAGCGCATCGCCGCCGAGCTGGTCGCCGTGGGGCACCGGGTGACTCTGCTCTGCGCCGCGCACGACGCCGCCGCGACGGCCGGCACCACCGGTTCGGGGGTCCGCGTGCTACGCCGGGGCACCCGGATGACCGTCTACCTCCGCGCGGCGCTGACCTGCATCGCCGGCCGGTTCGGGCTGGGACCGCTGAGCCGTCGCCGACTGGGCCGGCCGGACCTGGTCGTCGACGTGTGCAACGGGGTGCCCTTCTTCGCCCCGCTCTACGCCGGACGGCCGGTCGTCGCGCTGGTGCACCACGTGCACCGGGAGCAGTGGCCGGTGGTGTTCGGCCCGTGGATGGCCCGGCTGGGCTGGTGGATCGAGTCCTGGCTGGCGGTACGGCTCTATCGGCGCTGCCGCTACGTCACCGTCTCCGAGGCCAGCCGGGCCGAACTGACTTCGCTCGGCGTGGCCGCGGAGCGGATCGACGTGGTTCCCAACGGCACGCCGCCGGTGATCGGCCCGGCGTGGCCGCGTACGCCGCACCCCTCGCTCCTGGTGCTCGGCCGCCTGGTCCCGCACAAGCGGGTGGAGATCGCGCTGCGGACCGTCGCCGCGCTCGCCCGGGAACTGCCCGAACTCGAACTGGTGGTGGCCGGGCAGGGCTGGTGGGAGGAGCCGCTGCGGGAGCTGTGCGCGTCGCTCGGCATCACCGACCAGGTGCGGTTCGCCGGATTCGTCAGCGAGGAGGAGAAGCACGGGCTGCTCTGCTCGGCCTGGATCGCCCTCACCCCGTCGCTCAAGGAGGGGTGGGGCCTGACCATCGTGGAGGCCGCGGCGCGCAGCACCCCGACGGTGGCGTTCCGCTACGCCGGTGGCGTCGCCGAGGCGATGGTCGACACCAGGACCGGCCTGCTGGTGGACGACGAGGCGGAGTTCACCACGGTGGTCCGTGACCTGCTCGGCGACGACGTCCGACGCAAGGCGATGGGCGAGGCCGCACTGGCGCACGCCGCCCGTTTCACCTGGGCCGCGACCGGGGCGCGGTTCGCACAGCTGGTGGCACGGGCGACCGCTGCCACCGGTTGA
- a CDS encoding class I SAM-dependent methyltransferase gives MDDRTRRAALRRFATLRRSVTLFRAFLVEQTDPDHFYGLLAADSVRQVSGYTELAGRTVLDVGGGPGYFATSFRAAGAWYVGLDPDVGDFSTGGETVSGMLRGSGTALPVRTGSVDVAFSSNVVEHVGDPASMLDEMVRVTRPGGLLFVSYTPWLSPWGGHETAPWHWLGGHRARRRYERRHGRPPKNRFQETLFPVSISDTLRWARGNGDVDVVDALPRYHPWWARWVIRVPGLREVVAWNFVLVLRRSAGERPDEVAKSGLTGGRVAM, from the coding sequence GTGGACGACCGTACGCGGCGGGCGGCACTGCGCCGTTTCGCGACCCTGCGGCGCTCGGTGACGCTGTTCCGGGCCTTCCTGGTCGAGCAGACCGATCCCGACCACTTCTACGGACTGCTCGCCGCCGACTCGGTCCGCCAGGTCTCCGGCTACACCGAGCTGGCCGGGCGGACGGTGCTCGACGTGGGAGGCGGACCGGGATACTTCGCGACGAGTTTCCGTGCCGCCGGGGCGTGGTACGTCGGGCTGGACCCGGACGTGGGTGACTTCTCGACCGGCGGCGAGACGGTGTCGGGGATGCTGCGGGGCAGCGGCACGGCGCTGCCGGTGCGGACCGGAAGTGTGGACGTGGCGTTCTCGTCCAACGTGGTGGAACACGTCGGGGATCCCGCGTCGATGCTCGACGAGATGGTGCGGGTGACCCGTCCGGGCGGGCTGCTCTTCGTGTCGTACACGCCCTGGTTGTCGCCGTGGGGCGGGCACGAGACCGCACCCTGGCACTGGCTCGGTGGGCACCGGGCGCGTCGCCGCTACGAGCGACGGCACGGGCGACCGCCGAAGAACCGTTTCCAGGAGACGCTGTTTCCGGTCTCCATCTCGGACACCCTGCGGTGGGCGCGAGGCAACGGCGACGTCGACGTGGTGGACGCGTTGCCCCGCTACCACCCCTGGTGGGCGCGGTGGGTGATCCGGGTGCCGGGCCTTCGCGAGGTGGTGGCGTGGAACTTCGTCCTCGTCCTGCGGCGGTCCGCCGGCGAACGACCCGACGAGGTGGCGAAATCGGGGCTGACCGGGGGTCGCGTCGCTATGTGA
- a CDS encoding alpha-(1->3)-arabinofuranosyltransferase, with amino-acid sequence MSRLLSALRRSPGTALSMLLLTVIAFVQRPGQVTFDTKLDLAANPIHFMARALHLWNPEATSGELQNQAYGYLFPMGPFFAVGQLLSIPPWITQRLWTALLLVAAFYGLLRLARALGIGSEPTRYAAALGYALAPRILTEVGALSSETLAASMLPWVLLPLVTVRRIGSPRRAAALSALAVLGMGGINAAVVLLALLLPGMWLLTRRFDAAHRRLVVWWCLSVVGVCLWWIVPLLLLGQYSLPFLDHIESSTTTTAVASLFQAVRGTNQWVAYIVQGEPWWPAGWLLIDHPVLMTLTAVMALIGLAGLAGNLLPERRFLVAGFLAGLTLLTVGYVGALDSPVSEQVRGLLDGPLAPFRNVHKLDPVLRLPLMLGFAHGVDAVATRLHHALVRRRPGLRLRPLVLVPVLLLVLGAAAPAWLGLLRPGPGWSDLPPHWRSAATWLADRDALARTLVVPGTSFGQYQWGRTVDEPLQALAGAPWAVRHQVPLGSAGNTRMMDTVEEALASGRGSAGLADLLARSGFRHLLLRNDIDRPQVDAPPVAVLRRALADSPGVVRVATFGTTDVLAPTWSSPVDDPAGTLPAVEVYEVQRPVPAASAVLTADVPTVSGGPESLLPLLEQRVVERDRPVVLAGDRERHPDATGDSWIVTDGLRRRERDIGRVRDNLSQTLAANEQGRLGRVALDLLPFPDERHQTTAVYQGVREVSASSAVSFVDSFGPADSSRLPFAALDGDPGTAWHSAPLGGPVGQWLQVDLDTPRPVDGVRLAFVSDLAVGWPVTRFRLTTDRGSVDHEVAQTLGAHSYYTLPGSTSRVRVTVLQVADGRVDGGVGIREMTIPDTEPTRGLRVPTDLPDTTSTPVRWAFSRGAAHRPACHPSPVDGAGPAVGDSVIRCDRFLARAGEEPSGLDRVFRNPTAGTYRIQLRAVPRPGGEWTMPESELTATSSSQLGGDAAVAAYAAVDGDPGTAWLAGTDDLRPTLRLSWAGQRRIDEVRLRAADLPVGSLPRRVEIRTPQREVTVPVDADGVVRFPAVRTDRIEIVVLETEHRLADERVNGWPATAGIAEVEIPALTDLLTPMAADTQVVEGCGDGPIVEMDGFRYRTSVTANLADVRAGRPVPVRVCGEDGAVLDLPAGSHRLVTSPSAGFVVQDATLRPDGDVAAAPRHREVEVRDWAPTDRTVMVAAGEQALLVVPENANSGWTATLDGERLTTTRVDGWQQAWVLPAGAGGEVRLVFAPDQPYRVGLGAGALTAAGVLVLAGWPARRRPAADGDIPDGVPAETSPWAIGAVLLALLVVLGGVLPVVIVLAAMVLRQLAPRALPVVVLGGLSVATAVAVTGRLQGYGQDWAYGTWVQAAMLVAIGAVVAAVVPVPGVRAAPPVPDDVTPVSPVESPGVTGADSEGEDGAVAR; translated from the coding sequence GTGAGCCGGCTGCTGTCGGCGCTGCGCCGCTCGCCCGGCACCGCGCTGTCGATGCTCCTGCTCACCGTGATCGCCTTCGTGCAGCGGCCCGGCCAGGTCACCTTCGACACCAAGCTCGACCTCGCCGCCAACCCGATCCACTTCATGGCCCGCGCGCTGCACCTGTGGAACCCGGAGGCCACCTCCGGGGAACTCCAGAACCAGGCGTACGGCTACCTCTTCCCGATGGGTCCGTTCTTCGCCGTCGGGCAACTGCTGTCGATTCCACCGTGGATCACCCAGCGGCTCTGGACGGCGCTGCTGCTCGTCGCCGCGTTCTACGGGTTGCTGCGGCTGGCCCGCGCGTTGGGCATCGGCAGTGAACCGACCCGGTACGCGGCAGCGCTCGGATACGCGCTCGCCCCGCGCATCCTGACCGAAGTCGGTGCGCTCTCCTCGGAGACGCTCGCCGCCTCGATGCTGCCCTGGGTGCTGCTGCCGCTGGTCACCGTGCGCCGGATCGGCTCACCACGGCGGGCCGCCGCACTCTCCGCGCTGGCGGTGCTCGGGATGGGCGGGATCAACGCGGCCGTCGTGCTGCTGGCACTGCTGCTCCCCGGCATGTGGTTGCTCACCCGCCGCTTCGACGCCGCGCATCGGCGCCTGGTCGTCTGGTGGTGCCTCAGCGTGGTCGGGGTCTGCCTGTGGTGGATCGTGCCGTTGCTGCTGCTCGGCCAGTACAGCCTCCCGTTCCTCGACCACATCGAGTCGTCCACCACGACCACGGCGGTCGCCTCGCTGTTCCAGGCGGTGCGCGGCACCAACCAGTGGGTGGCGTACATCGTGCAGGGCGAGCCCTGGTGGCCCGCCGGCTGGTTGCTGATCGACCATCCCGTGTTGATGACGCTGACCGCCGTGATGGCGTTGATCGGCCTGGCCGGGCTGGCCGGCAACCTGCTGCCCGAACGACGGTTCCTGGTGGCCGGCTTCCTGGCCGGACTGACCCTGCTCACCGTCGGTTACGTCGGCGCGCTCGACAGCCCGGTCTCCGAGCAGGTGCGCGGGCTGCTGGACGGTCCGCTGGCACCGTTCCGCAACGTCCACAAGCTCGACCCGGTGCTGCGGTTGCCGCTGATGCTCGGCTTCGCGCACGGTGTCGACGCGGTGGCCACCCGGCTGCACCACGCGCTCGTCCGACGCCGACCCGGGCTGCGGCTCCGGCCGCTGGTCCTCGTGCCGGTGCTGCTGCTCGTGCTCGGAGCCGCCGCACCCGCGTGGCTGGGCCTGCTGCGGCCCGGGCCCGGCTGGTCCGACCTGCCACCGCACTGGCGGTCGGCGGCGACCTGGCTCGCCGACCGCGACGCGCTGGCCCGGACTCTGGTGGTGCCGGGCACCAGCTTCGGGCAGTACCAGTGGGGACGCACCGTCGACGAGCCCCTGCAGGCGTTGGCCGGGGCACCATGGGCGGTACGCCACCAGGTGCCGCTCGGTTCGGCCGGGAACACCCGGATGATGGACACCGTCGAGGAGGCCCTGGCCAGCGGTCGGGGCTCGGCGGGGCTGGCCGACCTGCTCGCCCGCTCCGGTTTCCGGCACCTGCTGCTGCGCAACGACATCGACCGGCCCCAGGTCGACGCGCCACCGGTGGCGGTGTTGCGTCGGGCGCTGGCCGACTCGCCGGGCGTCGTCCGGGTGGCGACCTTCGGCACCACCGACGTCCTGGCCCCCACCTGGAGCAGCCCGGTCGACGACCCGGCGGGCACCCTGCCGGCGGTCGAGGTGTACGAGGTGCAGCGACCGGTCCCCGCCGCCTCGGCGGTGCTCACCGCCGACGTGCCCACGGTCAGCGGAGGCCCCGAGTCGCTGCTGCCCCTGCTGGAACAGCGGGTGGTGGAACGGGACCGGCCGGTGGTGCTCGCCGGCGACCGGGAGCGGCATCCCGACGCCACCGGTGACTCCTGGATCGTCACGGACGGGTTGCGGCGCCGCGAGCGGGACATCGGCCGGGTCCGGGACAACCTCTCCCAGACGCTGGCCGCGAACGAGCAGGGGCGGCTCGGTCGGGTCGCGCTCGACCTGCTGCCCTTTCCCGACGAGCGACACCAGACGACCGCCGTCTACCAGGGCGTACGCGAGGTCAGTGCCTCCTCGGCGGTGAGCTTCGTGGACTCCTTCGGCCCGGCCGACTCGTCGCGCCTACCGTTCGCGGCTCTGGACGGCGATCCCGGCACGGCGTGGCACTCGGCACCGCTGGGCGGCCCGGTCGGCCAGTGGCTCCAGGTGGACCTGGACACACCGCGTCCGGTGGACGGTGTGCGCCTGGCGTTCGTCAGCGACCTCGCGGTGGGCTGGCCGGTGACACGGTTCCGCCTCACCACCGACCGGGGCTCGGTGGACCACGAGGTGGCCCAGACCCTGGGCGCCCACTCGTACTACACCCTTCCCGGTTCGACCAGCCGCGTACGGGTGACGGTGTTGCAGGTGGCCGACGGTCGAGTCGACGGTGGTGTGGGCATCCGGGAGATGACCATCCCGGACACCGAGCCGACGCGTGGCCTGCGGGTGCCGACCGACCTGCCGGACACCACGTCCACGCCGGTCAGGTGGGCGTTCAGCCGTGGCGCGGCGCACCGGCCCGCGTGTCATCCGAGCCCGGTCGACGGTGCCGGGCCGGCGGTGGGAGACAGCGTGATCCGCTGCGACCGGTTCCTGGCCAGGGCCGGTGAGGAGCCGTCGGGTCTGGACCGGGTGTTCCGGAACCCGACGGCGGGCACCTACCGGATCCAGCTGCGGGCCGTGCCCCGGCCGGGCGGCGAGTGGACGATGCCGGAGAGCGAGCTGACCGCCACCTCCTCGTCGCAGCTCGGCGGGGACGCGGCGGTGGCGGCGTACGCGGCGGTCGACGGTGACCCGGGTACGGCCTGGCTCGCCGGTACCGACGACCTGCGTCCCACCCTGCGGCTGAGTTGGGCGGGGCAGCGCCGGATCGACGAGGTACGGCTGCGCGCCGCCGACCTGCCGGTGGGCTCGTTGCCGCGACGCGTCGAGATCCGCACGCCGCAGCGGGAGGTCACGGTGCCGGTCGACGCCGACGGTGTGGTCCGCTTCCCGGCGGTCCGCACCGACCGGATCGAGATCGTCGTGCTGGAGACCGAACACCGCCTGGCGGACGAGCGTGTCAACGGCTGGCCTGCCACCGCCGGCATCGCGGAGGTGGAGATCCCGGCCCTGACCGACCTGCTCACGCCGATGGCCGCCGACACCCAGGTGGTCGAGGGCTGCGGTGACGGGCCGATCGTCGAGATGGACGGCTTCCGCTACCGCACCTCGGTGACCGCCAACCTGGCCGACGTCCGGGCCGGGCGGCCGGTGCCGGTGCGGGTCTGCGGCGAGGACGGTGCGGTGCTGGACCTGCCCGCAGGCAGTCACCGGCTGGTGACCTCGCCGTCGGCCGGGTTCGTCGTGCAGGACGCGACGCTGCGGCCGGACGGCGACGTGGCCGCCGCGCCACGGCATCGGGAGGTCGAGGTGCGCGACTGGGCGCCGACCGACCGCACGGTCATGGTCGCGGCGGGCGAGCAGGCGCTGCTGGTGGTGCCGGAGAACGCGAACTCCGGCTGGACGGCCACGCTGGACGGCGAGCGGCTGACCACCACCCGCGTCGACGGGTGGCAACAGGCGTGGGTACTGCCGGCCGGCGCCGGCGGCGAGGTCCGACTCGTCTTCGCGCCCGACCAGCCGTACCGCGTCGGCTTGGGTGCGGGCGCGTTGACGGCGGCCGGGGTGCTGGTCCTGGCCGGGTGGCCGGCCCGCCGTCGGCCTGCGGCGGACGGCGACATACCGGACGGCGTACCCGCCGAGACGTCTCCGTGGGCGATCGGAGCTGTGCTGCTGGCGCTGCTCGTCGTGCTGGGCGGGGTGCTGCCGGTGGTCATCGTGCTGGCCGCGATGGTGCTTCGCCAACTGGCCCCGCGCGCCCTGCCGGTGGTGGTGCTGGGCGGGTTGTCCGTCGCCACGGCGGTCGCGGTGACCGGCCGGTTGCAGGGGTACGGGCAGGACTGGGCGTACGGGACGTGGGTGCAGGCGGCGATGCTGGTCGCGATCGGTGCGGTGGTCGCCGCAGTGGTGCCGGTCCCCGGTGTACGCGCAGCGCCCCCCGTACCGGATGATGTGACGCCGGTCTCACCGGTGGAGTCGCCCGGTGTGACCGGCGCCGACAGCGAGGGCGAGGACGGGGCGGTGGCACGGTGA